From Erwinia sp. HDF1-3R, one genomic window encodes:
- the rcsB gene encoding response regulator transcription factor RcsB: MNNLNVIIADDHPIVLFGIRKSLEQIEWVNVVGEFEDSTALINNLSKLDANVLITDLSMPGEKYGDGITLIKYIKRHYPDLSIIVLTMNNNPAILSAVLDLDIEGIVLKQGAPTDLPKALAALQKGKKYTPDSVAKLLEKISAGGYGDKRLSPKESEVLRLFAEGFLVTEIAKKLNRSIKTISSQKKSAMMKLGVENDIALLNYLSSVSTMPIEKD; the protein is encoded by the coding sequence ATGAACAACCTGAACGTAATTATTGCCGATGACCACCCAATTGTCCTGTTCGGTATTCGTAAATCACTCGAACAAATTGAATGGGTAAACGTAGTCGGCGAGTTCGAAGACTCCACGGCCCTGATCAATAATCTTTCCAAGCTTGATGCTAACGTGTTGATTACCGATCTGTCGATGCCAGGCGAGAAGTATGGCGACGGCATTACGCTTATCAAGTATATCAAGCGTCACTATCCGGACCTGTCGATTATCGTTCTTACCATGAACAATAACCCGGCGATCCTCAGTGCAGTGCTCGATCTGGATATCGAAGGCATTGTGCTGAAACAGGGTGCCCCCACCGATCTGCCTAAGGCGCTGGCCGCCCTGCAGAAAGGCAAAAAATATACGCCGGACAGCGTGGCAAAACTGCTGGAGAAAATCAGCGCGGGTGGCTACGGCGACAAGCGTCTCTCTCCAAAAGAGAGCGAAGTGTTACGCCTGTTTGCCGAGGGTTTCCTGGTGACTGAAATCGCCAAGAAGCTGAACCGCAGCATTAAGACCATCAGCAGCCAGAAGAAATCGGCGATGATGAAGCTCGGCGTCGAGAACGATATCGCGCTGCTGAACTATCTCTCCTCCGTCAGCACCATGCCGATTGAGAAAGACTGA
- a CDS encoding molecular chaperone — protein MKYNRTLCSAFCLLAASLAAPAMGALNLDRTRIIYNASDKSISVMVENQSKELPYLAQVWLENAQGEKITSPLVALPPMQRIDAGQKSQIRVLQLPATAALPTDRESLFYFNVREVPPKSGLANVMQVAIQSRVKLFYRPTQLLKQVRDHWQDQLQVSRVDNGLKLVNPTPFYITLGYLGKDNKGNVPGFDSLMLAPFTTKTLTGSGYVSHQYSIGYMDDYGGLQVNPYHCDTTLCQRITKTQDSQK, from the coding sequence GTGAAATATAATCGAACACTCTGTAGTGCCTTTTGCCTGTTAGCCGCCAGCCTCGCTGCCCCCGCTATGGGGGCACTGAATCTGGACCGCACGCGAATTATCTACAATGCCAGTGATAAATCAATCAGCGTCATGGTGGAAAACCAGAGTAAAGAGCTGCCCTATCTGGCCCAGGTCTGGCTGGAAAATGCGCAGGGAGAAAAAATCACTTCACCGCTGGTGGCACTGCCGCCGATGCAGCGGATCGATGCCGGGCAGAAGAGCCAGATTCGCGTCCTACAGCTACCGGCCACCGCTGCACTGCCCACCGACCGCGAGTCGCTGTTTTACTTTAACGTGCGTGAAGTCCCGCCCAAAAGCGGCTTAGCCAATGTTATGCAGGTGGCCATCCAGAGCCGGGTAAAGCTGTTTTATCGGCCCACTCAACTGCTAAAGCAGGTTCGTGACCACTGGCAGGATCAGTTGCAGGTAAGCCGCGTGGATAACGGGCTGAAGCTGGTCAACCCCACGCCGTTTTATATTACGCTGGGCTACCTCGGCAAAGACAACAAGGGCAACGTGCCGGGCTTTGACAGCCTGATGCTGGCACCCTTCACCACGAAAACATTAACGGGCAGCGGCTATGTCAGTCACCAGTACAGCATTGGTTATATGGATGACTACGGTGGCCTACAGGTTAACCCGTATCACTGCGACACCACTCTCTGCCAGCGGATAACGAAAACTCAGGACTCGCAGAAATGA
- a CDS encoding helix-turn-helix transcriptional regulator, with protein sequence MLSKQKMRARALEEPQDEGAERYSAGETQILALLISLREEAGISKTELARRLGITPPAINRLEKRPAQASFSTLARYAEACGFRLYLNYI encoded by the coding sequence ATGCTCAGCAAGCAAAAAATGCGCGCGCGTGCGCTGGAAGAGCCGCAGGACGAGGGGGCAGAGCGCTATAGCGCCGGGGAAACTCAGATCCTGGCATTACTCATCTCGCTGCGCGAGGAAGCGGGGATAAGTAAAACCGAGCTTGCCAGACGTTTGGGCATCACCCCGCCCGCTATTAACCGGCTTGAAAAACGCCCTGCGCAGGCCAGTTTCAGCACCCTGGCCCGCTACGCGGAGGCCTGCGGATTTCGTCTTTACCTCAATTACATCTAG
- a CDS encoding fimbrial protein yields MSEIVKRVAHQLALLLGLLLVSYQALALDCVEKGTGIVNKPAIPVGKLAIPANVPPGTKIWESNDISVTAYCDNVLGSITDIVHFYFNPKSESIGQGLLLGVSYNGQDLEQNEQRLSTNSPPIVKGQNVTVNVTFRLYIKVTGNPPSGGYYQGADQFTVFQLDGSRGINKMPGAKNLKYNLSGLQGIRFLACGSDLKVYPESQIVDFGMLQSTQLSRSAGVSLPFAIKAVKQGCIDNFSLQAEFSTASPLWDSKAINLANGTKLMLFNDKNEAITFNRYDDFASLNNVNEITKQFTATVSAIPGQAIKLGQFDASVIVKINYY; encoded by the coding sequence ATGTCAGAGATTGTTAAACGCGTAGCGCACCAGCTGGCCCTGCTTTTGGGGCTTCTGCTGGTGTCATATCAGGCACTGGCGCTGGACTGCGTAGAAAAAGGCACCGGCATTGTCAACAAACCCGCTATTCCGGTTGGAAAACTGGCTATTCCGGCTAACGTGCCGCCCGGGACGAAAATCTGGGAGTCAAATGACATCAGCGTGACGGCGTACTGCGATAACGTGCTGGGTTCCATTACCGATATTGTCCATTTCTATTTTAATCCGAAATCCGAGTCTATCGGCCAGGGGCTGCTGCTGGGCGTAAGCTACAACGGCCAGGATCTGGAGCAAAACGAGCAGCGCCTCAGCACCAACAGCCCGCCGATCGTCAAAGGGCAAAACGTCACGGTAAACGTTACCTTTCGTTTGTATATCAAGGTCACCGGTAATCCACCGTCTGGCGGATACTATCAGGGTGCAGACCAGTTTACGGTTTTCCAGCTTGATGGCAGCCGGGGGATCAATAAAATGCCCGGCGCGAAGAACCTTAAATACAATCTCTCCGGGCTTCAGGGGATCCGCTTTCTGGCCTGCGGTTCGGATCTGAAGGTTTATCCGGAGTCACAGATCGTCGACTTCGGTATGCTGCAAAGCACGCAGCTCTCCCGGTCTGCCGGCGTATCGCTGCCCTTTGCGATTAAGGCCGTGAAGCAGGGGTGTATAGATAATTTTTCCCTCCAGGCTGAATTTTCCACCGCCAGCCCGCTGTGGGACAGCAAAGCCATTAACCTGGCAAATGGCACTAAGTTGATGCTTTTTAACGATAAAAATGAAGCCATTACCTTCAATCGCTATGACGATTTCGCCAGTCTCAATAATGTAAATGAGATTACTAAGCAGTTCACCGCCACGGTCAGCGCCATACCCGGTCAGGCGATTAAACTGGGACAATTTGATGCGTCAGTGATCGTTAAAATCAACTATTACTGA
- the rcsC gene encoding two-component system sensor histidine kinase RcsC: protein MKYLVSFRTTLKISRYLFRALALMLWTLGALLTTFYIINVLHEKESQVRQEFNANVEQAQWYVRHSADVTRELKFIAENRLNASANGLDVLNGVFPGKTTLPQFFPLYSDSDCSGMSNTWRSSLESLSYFLHYWKENFSSAYELNRVFFIGGESLCLADFGVGNVSADRDRAMKTLHERILKYRNGNDEERKSSLFWIAPSSQPGVGYYYMVTPVYVANKMAALLGIEQTIRVEDFVTPGSFPVSATLLDQSNQRVMSSSPSAHRISLDDLPDDSSWFGYINGYKQLVMKKQLTPSSLTVVYSVQTNEMVEKLKILIINAILLNVIGAILLFTLAWLFERRMFLPAEDNAHRLEEHEQFNRKIVASAPVGICILRTSDGTNILSNELAHNYLSMLTQEDRQRLIEIICGQQVNFVDVLTGSNTNLQISFVHSRYRNENVAICVLVDVSARVKMEESLQEMAQAAEQASQSKSMFLATVSHELRTPLYGIIGNLDLLQTRSLPQGVESLVTAMNNSSSLLLKIISDILDFSKIESEQLRIEPREFSPREVITHIASNYLAMVVKKRLTLWVFIDSDVPVSLDGDPLRLQQVISNLLNNAIKFTHTGGIVLHAYVKDGYLAFRVRDTGVGIPAKEITRLFDPFFQVGSGVQRHFQGTGLGLAICEKLINMMDGDIEVDSEPGMGSQFVIRIPLYKSQVMTPVYNEGLLGKRCWLEVRNEALAVFLEKLLREHGLDVQRLEEGSCGSDDVVVTDYDFQTQTGARGIIRFDGSHNDGPQELSAGRWVYGTTTPHELPVLLGRIYRVEVALPDAQTSLPEANESGIGNEDILILVVDDHPINRMLLSDQLGSLGYRVKTAQDGVDALNVLSRNEIDIVLTDVNMPNMDGYRLTQRLRQLGLTFPVVGVTANALAEEKQRCMEAGMDNCLSKPVTLDTLQKTLAFYAERVRKSREG, encoded by the coding sequence TTGAAATATCTTGTCTCGTTCAGAACCACGTTAAAGATCTCCCGCTATCTGTTTCGGGCGCTGGCGCTTATGCTCTGGACCCTGGGAGCGTTGCTGACCACTTTTTACATCATTAACGTCCTGCACGAGAAAGAGTCCCAGGTTCGCCAGGAGTTCAATGCTAACGTTGAGCAGGCGCAGTGGTATGTCCGCCATTCGGCAGACGTCACGCGTGAGCTTAAATTTATCGCCGAGAATCGGCTAAACGCCTCGGCCAACGGCCTTGATGTGCTCAACGGGGTGTTTCCGGGCAAAACCACGCTACCGCAGTTCTTTCCGCTCTATTCTGACTCTGACTGTAGCGGTATGAGCAATACCTGGCGCAGCTCGCTGGAGTCCCTGAGCTACTTCCTGCACTACTGGAAAGAGAATTTCTCCTCCGCTTACGAGCTTAACCGCGTCTTCTTTATTGGCGGAGAAAGCTTATGTCTGGCGGATTTTGGCGTCGGGAATGTCTCGGCCGACCGCGATCGCGCGATGAAAACCCTGCATGAGCGCATCCTGAAATACCGCAACGGCAATGATGAGGAGCGCAAAAGCAGCCTGTTCTGGATAGCGCCGTCCAGCCAGCCTGGCGTGGGCTATTACTATATGGTTACGCCCGTTTACGTCGCCAATAAAATGGCTGCGCTGCTGGGCATTGAGCAAACGATTCGCGTCGAAGATTTTGTGACACCGGGTAGTTTCCCGGTCAGCGCCACGCTCCTCGATCAGAGCAACCAGCGCGTGATGTCCTCTTCACCCTCCGCGCACCGGATTTCTCTGGATGATTTACCGGATGACAGCAGCTGGTTTGGCTATATCAACGGTTATAAACAGCTGGTGATGAAGAAGCAGCTGACGCCTTCCTCGCTGACCGTGGTCTATTCGGTGCAGACCAATGAGATGGTCGAAAAGCTGAAAATTCTGATTATCAATGCCATCCTGCTGAACGTGATCGGGGCCATACTCCTGTTTACCCTGGCCTGGCTGTTTGAACGCCGGATGTTTCTGCCGGCCGAAGATAACGCTCACCGTCTGGAAGAGCACGAGCAGTTCAACCGTAAAATCGTCGCCTCCGCGCCGGTTGGCATCTGTATTCTGCGCACCAGCGATGGTACTAACATCCTCAGCAATGAGCTGGCCCACAATTATTTGAGCATGCTGACGCAGGAAGATCGCCAGCGGCTGATTGAAATAATCTGCGGCCAGCAGGTCAATTTTGTGGATGTGCTGACCGGCAGCAATACCAACCTGCAAATCAGCTTCGTCCACTCTCGCTATCGCAATGAAAACGTGGCGATATGCGTGCTGGTTGACGTCAGCGCGCGCGTGAAGATGGAAGAGTCGCTCCAGGAGATGGCGCAGGCGGCCGAGCAGGCCAGCCAGTCGAAATCAATGTTCCTGGCGACCGTCAGCCATGAGCTGCGCACGCCGCTTTATGGCATTATCGGCAACCTCGACCTGCTGCAAACCCGCAGCCTGCCGCAGGGGGTAGAGTCGCTGGTGACCGCGATGAACAACTCCTCCAGCCTGCTGCTGAAAATCATCAGCGATATTCTCGACTTCTCGAAAATTGAGTCCGAGCAGCTGCGCATTGAGCCGCGCGAATTCTCACCCCGTGAGGTGATAACCCATATCGCCTCTAACTACCTGGCGATGGTGGTCAAAAAGCGCCTGACGCTATGGGTCTTTATCGACAGCGACGTGCCGGTATCGCTGGATGGCGACCCGCTCCGCCTGCAGCAGGTCATCTCTAATCTGCTTAATAACGCCATCAAATTCACTCATACCGGCGGCATTGTGCTTCACGCCTATGTGAAAGACGGCTATCTGGCATTCCGGGTCCGTGACACCGGTGTGGGGATCCCGGCGAAAGAGATCACCCGCCTGTTCGATCCGTTTTTCCAGGTGGGAAGCGGCGTACAGCGCCATTTCCAGGGAACCGGTCTGGGGCTGGCCATCTGCGAAAAGCTGATCAATATGATGGACGGCGATATTGAAGTCGATTCCGAACCCGGCATGGGTAGCCAGTTTGTGATACGCATCCCGCTGTATAAAAGTCAGGTGATGACGCCTGTCTACAATGAGGGGCTGCTGGGCAAGCGCTGCTGGCTTGAAGTTCGCAACGAGGCGCTGGCGGTCTTTTTAGAGAAGCTGCTGCGCGAGCACGGGCTTGACGTTCAGCGTCTGGAGGAGGGGAGCTGCGGCAGCGATGATGTGGTGGTAACGGACTACGACTTCCAGACCCAGACCGGCGCGCGCGGCATCATCCGCTTTGACGGCAGCCATAACGATGGTCCCCAGGAGCTTTCCGCTGGCCGCTGGGTCTATGGCACCACCACGCCTCATGAACTGCCGGTGCTGCTGGGGCGCATCTATCGCGTCGAAGTGGCGCTGCCGGATGCGCAAACCTCCCTGCCGGAGGCTAACGAGTCGGGCATTGGTAACGAAGATATCCTGATTCTGGTGGTAGACGATCACCCCATTAACCGGATGCTGCTCTCCGATCAGCTGGGATCGCTGGGGTACCGGGTGAAAACGGCGCAGGATGGCGTCGATGCTCTGAACGTGCTGAGCCGCAACGAGATAGATATCGTACTGACCGATGTGAATATGCCGAACATGGACGGTTACCGTCTGACGCAGCGCCTGCGTCAGCTGGGGCTGACCTTCCCGGTCGTGGGCGTTACGGCGAATGCCCTGGCGGAGGAGAAGCAGCGCTGTATGGAGGCGGGGATGGATAACTGTCTCTCCAAGCCGGTCACCCTTGATACGCTACAAAAGACGCTGGCCTTTTACGCCGAGCGGGTCAGAAAGAGCAGGGAAGGCTGA
- a CDS encoding winged helix-turn-helix domain-containing protein, translated as MAYFINNKIIFNPEDNSLSLINNPESRVAISNPARRVLQLLIDHSGTVVLRETFFKKVWDDYGLNASNNNLNHCVSKLRKVMVTLGYQDEFIVTVPRVGFIIHKGTIIICQQQPVAQNNSVEFSAALSPTISINTDLPDSEGRAEDATPVSPVAERHAIDDHATPARPAADHHPAEHHAANCPAADHHPAEHHDADHPVADYHVCNSAAVGEKPADNPDEIRFTPAEQAAELSAMPGDNERKRLMQSAFYRPKGAGKDAYRIYYLINILIFALLLVWGMSLWGGKNDPKAVLRVATLNGCTLYSTAPLLPGRRGDFIERAAEFIKNKEIVCHPGNVLLFQSERMTSMINTGSTREFMAQCNIDAHQKITLCLSYYYNDRTINVQP; from the coding sequence ATGGCTTATTTTATCAACAATAAAATAATCTTTAATCCAGAGGATAATTCTCTTTCGCTGATAAACAACCCGGAAAGTCGGGTGGCAATTTCTAACCCGGCACGTCGGGTTTTACAATTGTTGATCGACCATTCAGGTACAGTGGTTCTGCGTGAAACTTTTTTTAAAAAGGTGTGGGATGATTACGGCCTGAACGCCAGCAATAACAACCTGAACCACTGCGTGAGTAAGCTGAGAAAAGTGATGGTCACCTTAGGCTATCAGGATGAATTTATTGTTACCGTACCCAGAGTGGGCTTTATCATCCATAAAGGGACAATAATTATCTGCCAGCAGCAGCCTGTGGCACAAAATAATTCAGTCGAATTTTCTGCCGCCTTAAGTCCGACTATTAGCATAAATACAGATCTCCCCGACTCAGAAGGTCGCGCTGAAGATGCGACGCCTGTATCACCTGTAGCGGAGCGCCACGCAATAGATGATCATGCGACCCCGGCCCGACCTGCCGCTGACCATCACCCTGCTGAGCATCACGCCGCCAACTGCCCTGCCGCTGACCATCACCCTGCTGAGCATCACGATGCTGACCATCCTGTCGCTGACTATCACGTCTGCAATAGCGCCGCGGTGGGGGAAAAGCCCGCAGATAATCCTGACGAGATAAGGTTTACACCTGCGGAGCAGGCTGCTGAACTTTCGGCGATGCCGGGGGATAATGAGCGCAAACGCTTAATGCAGTCCGCATTCTACAGACCCAAAGGTGCCGGTAAGGATGCTTACAGAATATATTATTTAATCAACATCCTAATTTTTGCTCTGTTGCTGGTATGGGGCATGAGTCTGTGGGGAGGAAAAAACGATCCCAAAGCCGTGCTCAGGGTGGCAACACTCAATGGCTGTACCCTTTATAGCACCGCGCCACTCCTGCCCGGCCGTCGGGGTGATTTTATTGAGCGTGCTGCCGAATTTATTAAAAATAAAGAAATCGTTTGTCACCCCGGTAATGTTTTATTATTTCAGAGCGAGAGAATGACCTCAATGATAAACACCGGCTCGACGCGAGAATTTATGGCACAGTGTAATATAGATGCTCACCAGAAGATAACGCTTTGCCTGAGTTATTATTACAATGACAGGACCATAAATGTTCAGCCATAA
- the rcsD gene encoding phosphotransferase RcsD has product MLPYKFPLTSGNVTRFFVVFILVLLLGIGFMIHSAVSCWLTDKRYAMTDIAHAMQKRVDTYRFATWQIYENLAASAAGTPPNSLQETRLRPDVYYLEKTRRKTEALIFGSHDSSTLDMTQRMSNYLDTLWGAENSTWSMYFLNGQDNSLILISTLPLKDMATRYKESAISNIVDARRAEMLQQANALDERESFSSLRRLAWQNDHYFTVRTTFNQPGHLATVVAFDLPINDLVPMNMPLENFQLKQDAAGSSEISDAGDVTQSTRITLANPNVEISASLPSTPLELVYRVPLTGLLVDTLHNLMWPLLASFAMLILSFIGLFMLRKQSLRPSENQSAELDSLRVLNEEIVGSLPVGLLVYDFANNRTIISNKIAEHLLPHLNLQKIINMSDQHQGVLQATVNNEVYEIRHARSQLSPNTQLFMMRDQDRELLVNKKLQKAQQVLDKNHQTRQQLLQNLGHALNRPLADVITRLQVTGEAHASDELSDALESAQALSRLVDDIVLLNRLETLDWAPDAGAFNLQSLLDELVSEALPSLRRKGLALVVGNRLNLDENRFGDRRALYKILSTLLHYAITSTTWGRISIEVTSPADRPDRLSIEMVDTGSGLTVDEMGNTDFPFLGETTQDRFGQASGLAFFLCKQLCKQLGGHLEIVARPDIGTRYSIQVHAPQENLQAQEEKLLEGVTALIDITVDDIRKIVVHQLENWGASCITPDERFSGQDHDVLVTDDPARLTPWSLLLTDDEAGYSALSKDKFRVNFNISSAMQDALLQLIELQLAQDDTDPDQNDRQEDVQLFAPGYFQLFVDTVPDDVKRLYNEAAERNLSSLAQTAHRLKGVFAMLNLTPGKELCETLELHIKECDDSNIKNTTSEIDLYVNHLLQQGNQ; this is encoded by the coding sequence ATGCTGCCATACAAATTTCCCCTAACTTCAGGTAACGTCACGCGCTTCTTCGTGGTGTTTATACTGGTCCTGCTGCTGGGCATCGGGTTTATGATCCATAGCGCGGTGAGCTGCTGGCTTACGGATAAACGCTATGCCATGACGGATATCGCCCACGCGATGCAAAAGCGCGTAGATACCTATCGCTTCGCCACCTGGCAGATTTATGAGAACCTGGCGGCCAGCGCGGCGGGAACACCGCCTAACAGCCTGCAGGAGACGCGGCTGCGCCCGGACGTCTACTATCTTGAAAAAACGCGGCGTAAAACCGAGGCGTTAATCTTTGGCTCGCACGACAGCAGCACGCTGGATATGACGCAGCGTATGTCTAACTATCTCGATACCCTGTGGGGCGCCGAAAACAGCACCTGGTCGATGTACTTTCTTAACGGTCAGGACAACAGCCTGATCCTTATCTCTACCCTGCCGCTTAAAGATATGGCAACGCGCTACAAAGAGAGCGCCATCAGCAATATTGTCGATGCGCGGCGCGCGGAGATGCTCCAGCAGGCTAATGCGCTGGATGAGCGGGAAAGTTTCTCCTCCCTGCGTCGTCTGGCCTGGCAGAACGATCACTACTTTACGGTGCGAACCACCTTCAACCAGCCGGGCCATCTGGCAACCGTGGTGGCCTTCGATCTGCCGATTAACGACCTGGTGCCGATGAATATGCCGCTGGAGAACTTCCAGCTTAAGCAGGATGCGGCGGGAAGCAGTGAAATTAGCGATGCCGGGGACGTGACGCAGAGTACCCGGATAACCCTGGCTAACCCCAATGTGGAAATCTCCGCCTCGCTCCCCAGTACGCCGCTGGAGTTAGTTTATCGGGTGCCCCTTACCGGCCTGCTGGTGGATACGCTGCACAACCTGATGTGGCCGCTGCTGGCCAGCTTTGCCATGCTGATTTTGTCGTTTATCGGCCTGTTTATGCTGCGTAAGCAGTCGCTGCGCCCGAGTGAGAATCAGAGCGCCGAACTGGACTCGCTGCGGGTGCTGAACGAGGAGATTGTCGGGAGCCTGCCGGTGGGGCTGCTGGTCTACGATTTTGCCAATAACCGCACCATCATCAGCAATAAAATTGCTGAGCATCTGCTGCCGCATCTGAACCTGCAAAAAATCATCAATATGTCCGACCAGCATCAGGGCGTGTTGCAGGCGACCGTCAACAATGAGGTCTATGAGATCCGCCATGCCCGCAGCCAGCTTTCACCCAATACCCAGCTGTTTATGATGCGCGATCAGGATCGCGAACTGCTGGTCAATAAAAAGCTGCAAAAAGCCCAGCAGGTACTGGATAAGAATCATCAGACCCGCCAGCAGCTACTGCAAAATCTCGGCCACGCGCTGAACCGCCCGCTGGCGGACGTCATTACGCGTTTACAGGTTACGGGTGAGGCACACGCCAGCGATGAGCTTAGCGATGCGCTGGAGTCGGCGCAGGCCCTGAGTCGGCTGGTGGATGATATCGTGCTGCTTAATCGTCTGGAAACGCTCGACTGGGCACCGGACGCGGGCGCCTTTAATCTGCAAAGCCTGCTCGATGAGCTGGTGTCAGAAGCCCTCCCCTCCCTGCGCCGTAAGGGGCTGGCGCTGGTAGTAGGTAATCGTCTGAATCTTGATGAGAATCGCTTTGGCGACCGTCGGGCGCTGTATAAAATCCTTTCAACCCTGCTACATTACGCCATCACCAGTACCACCTGGGGACGCATCAGTATTGAAGTGACCTCTCCGGCCGATCGCCCTGACCGCCTGTCGATTGAAATGGTCGATACCGGATCGGGTCTGACCGTGGATGAGATGGGCAATACCGACTTCCCTTTCCTCGGCGAAACTACGCAGGATCGCTTTGGTCAGGCATCCGGGCTGGCCTTCTTCCTTTGCAAGCAGCTCTGCAAGCAGCTGGGGGGACACCTGGAGATTGTTGCGCGTCCAGATATCGGCACGCGATACAGCATTCAGGTCCACGCGCCACAGGAGAATTTACAGGCGCAGGAGGAGAAGCTGCTGGAGGGCGTGACCGCGCTTATTGATATTACCGTGGACGATATCCGAAAAATTGTCGTCCATCAGTTAGAAAACTGGGGCGCCAGCTGCATCACGCCTGACGAACGTTTTTCCGGTCAGGATCATGATGTGCTGGTAACCGACGATCCGGCGCGCCTGACGCCGTGGTCGCTATTACTCACGGATGATGAAGCGGGCTACAGTGCACTGTCGAAAGACAAGTTCAGGGTGAACTTCAATATCAGCAGCGCGATGCAGGATGCGCTGCTTCAGCTTATTGAACTTCAGCTGGCCCAGGACGACACTGACCCCGACCAGAACGATCGGCAGGAGGATGTGCAGCTTTTTGCACCAGGATATTTCCAGCTCTTTGTTGATACAGTACCAGATGATGTCAAGAGATTGTATAATGAGGCAGCGGAAAGGAACTTGAGTTCACTTGCTCAGACTGCGCATCGCCTCAAGGGCGTGTTTGCCATGCTCAATTTAACACCGGGCAAGGAGCTTTGTGAAACGTTAGAACTGCACATTAAAGAGTGTGACGATTCAAACATTAAAAATACCACCAGTGAGATTGACCTTTACGTCAACCATCTGCTGCAGCAAGGTAACCAATAA
- a CDS encoding MFS transporter produces the protein MTIRDVRKASASAGATRQATRTVFFIAGMGMAAWAPLVPYAKDRAQLTDGALGTLLLFLGLGSLIAMPLTGMLVGRFGCRSIIALGSAFILLALPLLATLDTPLLLSLSLMIFGAAIGLVDVAMNIQAVEVEKASGRAMMSGFHGFFSVGGIVGAGSVSAALALGLSPVQAVALIAVVLIALFALCQRHLLSQRLHQQGAPLFVLPQGWVLFLGILCFILFLTEGSILDWGALFLTQLRGLPHSHAGLGYALFSVAMTLGRLTGDRIVRLCGRTATLCCGTLCAAGGLLLAVFIPSATMTLVGFVLVGLGASNAVPIMFSAAGNQRVMPVNLAISSMTTIGYAGILAGPALIGFISQGYGLAAAFSVIAVLLLIVAASARLITR, from the coding sequence ATGACCATCAGGGATGTCCGAAAGGCCAGCGCCAGCGCGGGTGCCACCCGGCAGGCGACGCGTACCGTATTTTTTATTGCAGGTATGGGCATGGCCGCCTGGGCACCGCTGGTGCCGTATGCCAAAGATCGCGCGCAGCTCACGGACGGCGCCCTGGGAACGCTTCTGCTGTTTTTGGGGCTGGGTTCGCTTATCGCGATGCCCCTGACCGGCATGCTGGTGGGCCGTTTTGGCTGCCGCAGCATCATCGCGCTGGGCAGCGCGTTTATATTGCTGGCGCTGCCGCTGCTGGCAACGCTGGACACCCCCCTGCTGCTCTCGCTGTCGCTAATGATTTTTGGCGCTGCTATCGGGCTGGTTGATGTGGCAATGAATATCCAGGCCGTTGAAGTGGAAAAAGCCTCCGGCCGCGCCATGATGTCCGGCTTTCACGGCTTTTTCAGCGTGGGGGGCATTGTGGGCGCCGGTAGCGTGAGCGCCGCCCTGGCGCTGGGGCTTTCGCCGGTTCAGGCCGTCGCACTGATTGCCGTCGTGCTTATCGCTCTCTTCGCCCTGTGCCAGCGTCACCTGCTCAGCCAGCGCCTTCATCAGCAGGGCGCGCCGCTGTTCGTGCTCCCCCAGGGCTGGGTGCTGTTTCTGGGGATACTTTGCTTTATTCTGTTTCTGACCGAAGGGTCGATTCTCGACTGGGGCGCGCTGTTTCTGACCCAGCTGCGCGGCCTGCCGCATTCTCATGCCGGCCTGGGCTACGCGCTGTTCTCGGTTGCCATGACGCTGGGCAGGCTAACGGGAGACCGTATCGTTCGTCTCTGCGGGCGTACGGCGACGCTGTGCTGTGGCACCCTGTGCGCGGCAGGCGGTTTGCTGCTGGCAGTATTCATCCCCAGTGCGACCATGACGCTCGTCGGTTTCGTGCTGGTGGGATTAGGCGCATCAAACGCCGTACCGATTATGTTCAGTGCCGCAGGAAATCAACGCGTCATGCCGGTTAACCTGGCGATTTCGTCAATGACAACTATTGGTTATGCGGGTATTCTGGCAGGTCCGGCGCTGATAGGGTTTATTTCGCAAGGATATGGTCTGGCAGCGGCTTTTAGTGTGATTGCCGTTCTGCTGCTCATCGTCGCCGCCAGCGCCCGGCTGATAACACGTTAA
- a CDS encoding FidL-like protein: protein MVSSLSFRFLNNNKILISLSGVSYLRDKNNSLIKRDTILRNVYYDYVHESKDSAVYSLTSSRINSDAVDNVDARTAKLLLLNSFFITGHTDTLLLRKYDDNTMLIETTQSPVALCVFSPLH from the coding sequence ATGGTCAGTTCGCTATCATTCAGGTTCCTGAATAACAATAAAATCCTTATTTCACTGAGCGGCGTGAGCTATTTACGCGATAAGAATAATAGCCTGATCAAAAGGGATACTATCCTCAGAAATGTTTACTATGACTATGTGCATGAGAGTAAAGACTCTGCGGTATACTCTCTCACCAGCAGCCGTATCAATAGTGATGCCGTCGACAATGTTGATGCCAGAACGGCAAAGCTGCTACTGCTAAACAGCTTTTTTATAACCGGTCATACCGATACCCTGCTGCTGAGAAAGTATGATGACAATACTATGCTGATAGAGACAACTCAGTCGCCGGTGGCCCTCTGTGTGTTCAGCCCCCTGCACTGA